A window from Candidatus Nitrospira neomarina encodes these proteins:
- a CDS encoding circularly permuted type 2 ATP-grasp protein: MKSLFDRYQMKPGFDEMFESAGVPRRHYRRLVERLRNFSSKDLELKRRQADQAFLRQGITFTVYGDLQQTEKIFPFDLMPRIIPDLEWRVIEEGIRQRVMALNMFLVDLYSEQRILNDHVVPRELIESSVHFQKDLVGFCPPKEVFIHVSGVDLVRNHEGQYYVLEDNLRTPSGVSYVLENRLVMKQLFPNLFADMQVRPVDQYPTQLLENLKWLAPLSKENPTVVLLTPGVFNSAYFEHCFLSLQMGIQMVEGRDLVVESDDKVYMKTTQGLQQVDVIYRRVDDTFLDPEVFRKDSVLGVPGLVRAYRAGNVGLANGIGNGIADDKAVYTFVPKMIDYYLSEKPILQNVPTYLCGNPDDRKYVLEHLGSLVVKAVAESGGYGMLMGPSSTKAEQEEFRKKIETDPRSYIAQPVVTLSHHPCVVDGEENMRLVGRHVDLRPFVLWGEEISLSLGGLTRVALKEGSLVVNSSQGGGSKDTWVLYGDE, encoded by the coding sequence GTGAAATCGTTATTTGACCGCTATCAAATGAAGCCGGGATTCGATGAAATGTTCGAGTCGGCCGGCGTTCCACGCCGTCATTACCGGCGTCTCGTCGAACGGTTACGGAATTTCTCTTCGAAGGATCTGGAGTTGAAACGGCGTCAGGCCGATCAGGCGTTTTTGCGGCAGGGGATTACCTTTACCGTCTATGGCGATCTCCAGCAAACGGAGAAGATTTTTCCTTTTGATCTGATGCCACGAATTATCCCGGATCTCGAATGGCGAGTTATTGAAGAGGGAATCCGCCAGCGCGTCATGGCCCTGAATATGTTTTTAGTGGACTTATATAGCGAGCAACGGATTCTGAACGATCACGTGGTGCCTCGGGAGCTCATAGAAAGTTCCGTGCATTTTCAAAAAGATTTAGTGGGGTTTTGTCCTCCCAAAGAGGTGTTCATCCATGTATCGGGAGTTGATTTGGTCCGGAACCATGAAGGCCAATACTATGTCCTGGAGGATAATCTCCGGACACCATCCGGCGTGTCGTACGTTCTGGAAAACCGACTGGTCATGAAGCAACTGTTTCCCAACCTGTTTGCCGACATGCAAGTCCGGCCTGTCGATCAATATCCGACGCAACTCCTGGAGAATCTCAAGTGGCTGGCTCCCCTCAGTAAAGAAAACCCGACCGTCGTCCTCCTGACTCCCGGTGTGTTTAACTCCGCCTACTTTGAACATTGCTTTTTATCCTTACAGATGGGGATTCAAATGGTGGAAGGCCGGGATCTGGTGGTGGAATCCGATGATAAGGTCTATATGAAGACCACCCAAGGTCTTCAACAGGTTGATGTGATTTATCGCCGGGTAGATGATACCTTCCTCGATCCGGAAGTGTTTCGCAAAGATTCCGTGTTAGGCGTTCCCGGCCTGGTCCGGGCCTATCGAGCAGGGAATGTGGGCCTGGCCAATGGTATCGGGAACGGGATCGCCGATGATAAAGCGGTGTATACCTTTGTGCCGAAAATGATCGACTACTATTTAAGCGAGAAACCCATTCTGCAAAATGTCCCCACGTATTTGTGCGGGAATCCTGACGATCGAAAGTATGTATTGGAACACCTGGGATCATTGGTTGTGAAAGCCGTGGCGGAATCCGGCGGTTATGGGATGTTGATGGGACCCAGCTCGACCAAGGCCGAACAGGAGGAGTTTCGGAAGAAAATAGAGACCGATCCACGCAGCTACATTGCCCAGCCGGTGGTCACTCTCTCGCATCATCCGTGTGTCGTGGATGGAGAAGAGAATATGCGATTGGTCGGGAGGCATGTCGATCTTCGTCCCTTTGTGCTGTGGGGGGAAGAGATCTCCTTGTCGTTGGGAGGATTGACCCGTGTCGCCTTGAAGGAAGGCTCCCTGGTCGTGAATTCTTCGCAGGGCGGGGGAAGCAAGGATACATGGGTGCTTTATGGAGATGAATGA
- a CDS encoding alpha-E domain-containing protein yields the protein MLSRTAESFFWIGRSVERAEYTARFVDVHFHLLTEIATQEDQANIWTRYLEDTGELEAFTKIFGEVQTRPVMEFVTLCRDNPNSLTNLIAAARNSARGIQDQLSSEVWHFMNDFYLSLKGKTEFDLWSDTHDLLRYVRNTCYTLDGVVGSTMVHDEGWNFYRLGLNIERGGRTARLIDIPVLSDPTTEPRRISEYHQCLAALKSASAFEAYRKFYSTQLVPKRIVEFLLFHDKFPRSVRYTTAQISKVVERLAGSSRRAETRQAIRLSGALAADLEFGSLQEVYSTGLSHFLTQVLEHFDQLSNLIALAFFRTSGYSAASQSQTQSQTQSQTV from the coding sequence ATGTTAAGCCGGACGGCAGAATCGTTTTTCTGGATCGGGCGCTCGGTGGAGCGGGCCGAATATACGGCCAGGTTCGTGGATGTGCATTTTCATTTGCTGACGGAGATTGCGACCCAGGAAGACCAGGCTAATATTTGGACTCGATATTTGGAAGACACCGGTGAGCTGGAAGCCTTTACCAAAATTTTTGGGGAAGTGCAGACCAGACCGGTTATGGAATTTGTTACGCTTTGCCGGGACAATCCGAATTCGCTGACGAATCTTATTGCGGCCGCCAGAAACAGCGCCCGCGGGATCCAGGATCAGTTATCCAGCGAAGTCTGGCATTTTATGAATGATTTTTATCTCAGCCTCAAGGGAAAAACCGAATTTGATCTGTGGTCGGATACCCACGATTTGCTCAGGTATGTGCGGAATACCTGCTACACGTTGGACGGGGTTGTCGGCAGCACGATGGTCCACGATGAGGGATGGAATTTTTACAGGTTGGGGCTGAATATTGAACGGGGTGGACGGACCGCTCGACTCATTGATATTCCTGTCCTCAGTGACCCTACGACGGAACCCAGGAGAATTTCCGAATACCACCAGTGTTTAGCCGCGTTGAAATCGGCCAGTGCCTTCGAGGCCTATCGGAAATTTTATTCCACACAGTTGGTGCCGAAACGAATCGTTGAATTTCTCCTTTTTCATGATAAGTTCCCTCGATCGGTCCGGTATACGACGGCGCAAATCAGTAAAGTCGTGGAACGCTTGGCAGGAAGTAGTCGAAGGGCTGAAACCCGTCAGGCGATCCGATTAAGTGGGGCCTTGGCGGCGGATCTGGAATTCGGCAGTCTGCAAGAGGTCTATTCTACAGGCTTATCGCATTTTCTGACGCAGGTCCTTGAGCATTTTGACCAGCTTTCCAACCTGATCGCATTGGCCTTTTTTCGCACGAGTGGTTATTCCGCCGCTTCTCAATCCCAAACCCAATCCCAAACCCAATCTCAAACCGTATAA
- a CDS encoding B12-binding domain-containing radical SAM protein has product MSNLSILLVIPPLTQLNTPYPSTAYLTGFLRSQGYRTHQADVGIEMVLALFSRGGLSRVFAELRKTSIDGLPGEARQMISLERAYVETIDPVISFLQGRNPTLASRICQGTFLPQGPRFSLMSSENQHGRHRASNQADQAKHLATLYLEDLADLVQATITPHFALSRYAESMAMQANSYDRLEEALAQPMSLTDEWMVDALWGHVDRHQPAVVGFSVPFPGNLYGALRMGQQLRGRRPEIKVVLGGGYPNTELRRVRDPRLFEVVDFVTLDDGERPFLCLLEYLEGKRREPDLCRTFLRSGQNVVWQNGASEPDVSQAEVGTPTYEGLPLNQYISVLDTLNPMHRLWSDGHWNKLTVAHGCYWKQCTFCDVGLDYIGRYEVSPGEVLVDRIEALIAETGCCGFHFVDEAAPPVGLKNLALSLLEREVTISWWGNVRFEPAFTPDLCRLLAASGCIALSAGLEAACDRLLALVKKGITVDQTVRVVQACRNAEILVHAYLMYGLPSETIGETIESLERVRQLFAHDLIQSAFWHRFTTTAHSPIGLQPQAYGIHLIGPGFGGFAENDLVHVDDLASMPEWIGEGLRAALWHYKEGLELTRDVREWFPERVPKPKVKRTWVKQILESEEREDHSRLERKFVWIGGQPDVDRGNGEQYKIILPNRTTDEEVRLKRGQGEWFLNLIERAVPVHQAGGHRYPIYKEVRAGFPFGGPKGFDKWWQSASAHKARAVGLLLV; this is encoded by the coding sequence ATGTCTAATCTATCTATCCTGTTGGTGATTCCTCCTCTGACTCAACTCAATACGCCGTATCCGTCCACGGCCTATTTGACGGGGTTCTTGCGGTCCCAAGGGTATCGCACGCATCAGGCTGATGTGGGCATTGAAATGGTGTTGGCCCTTTTCTCCCGTGGTGGCCTGAGCCGGGTCTTTGCCGAACTCCGGAAGACTTCCATTGACGGACTGCCTGGTGAGGCGCGGCAAATGATAAGTCTGGAGCGGGCCTATGTCGAGACAATTGATCCGGTGATTAGCTTTTTACAGGGTCGAAATCCCACCTTGGCTTCGCGCATTTGTCAGGGCACCTTCCTTCCCCAAGGTCCACGCTTTTCCTTAATGAGTTCAGAAAATCAACATGGAAGACATCGTGCATCCAATCAAGCCGACCAGGCTAAGCATCTGGCAACCTTGTATCTTGAAGATCTTGCCGATCTGGTTCAGGCCACCATTACGCCCCACTTTGCGTTGAGTCGCTATGCCGAATCCATGGCCATGCAGGCGAATTCCTATGATCGTCTTGAGGAAGCCCTGGCTCAACCCATGAGTCTCACTGACGAGTGGATGGTAGACGCGCTCTGGGGGCATGTGGACCGGCATCAACCCGCTGTCGTCGGGTTTTCGGTGCCATTTCCAGGCAATCTGTATGGCGCTCTTCGGATGGGTCAACAATTGCGGGGCAGAAGGCCGGAGATCAAAGTCGTGCTTGGGGGAGGGTATCCCAATACGGAGTTACGCCGGGTGCGGGACCCACGACTGTTTGAAGTCGTGGATTTCGTGACCCTTGACGATGGGGAGCGGCCCTTTCTCTGTCTGTTGGAATACCTGGAAGGAAAACGGAGAGAGCCCGATCTGTGCCGGACATTTCTTCGTTCAGGGCAGAATGTCGTCTGGCAGAATGGAGCCAGCGAGCCGGATGTTTCGCAGGCCGAAGTGGGAACCCCGACGTACGAGGGATTGCCTCTCAATCAGTATATTTCCGTGCTTGATACATTGAATCCCATGCATCGGCTCTGGTCCGATGGACATTGGAATAAATTGACGGTGGCGCACGGGTGTTACTGGAAACAATGTACGTTCTGCGATGTGGGGCTGGATTACATCGGCCGGTATGAAGTCTCACCGGGCGAAGTGTTGGTGGATCGAATCGAAGCCCTGATCGCCGAAACGGGATGTTGTGGGTTTCACTTCGTGGATGAGGCCGCTCCGCCGGTGGGATTAAAAAATCTTGCGCTATCTCTGCTCGAACGGGAGGTCACCATTTCCTGGTGGGGAAACGTCCGGTTTGAACCGGCATTTACCCCCGACCTCTGCCGTCTGCTCGCCGCCTCCGGCTGCATTGCCTTGAGCGCCGGTTTGGAAGCGGCGTGTGATCGTCTGTTAGCCTTGGTCAAAAAAGGTATCACCGTCGATCAGACGGTTCGGGTGGTTCAGGCCTGCCGGAACGCGGAGATTCTGGTGCATGCCTATCTCATGTACGGGCTTCCCAGTGAGACGATCGGGGAAACCATTGAAAGCCTCGAACGGGTGCGCCAATTGTTTGCGCATGATCTCATCCAATCGGCCTTCTGGCATCGGTTTACCACCACCGCCCATAGTCCGATCGGCTTACAGCCTCAAGCCTATGGTATTCACCTCATTGGACCGGGATTTGGAGGGTTTGCGGAAAATGATCTGGTTCATGTGGATGACCTGGCATCAATGCCGGAATGGATCGGGGAAGGTCTGAGAGCGGCTCTATGGCATTACAAGGAAGGGTTGGAATTGACCCGGGATGTTCGTGAATGGTTTCCGGAACGCGTCCCGAAACCAAAGGTAAAACGCACCTGGGTCAAGCAGATCTTGGAAAGCGAAGAGCGGGAAGATCATTCCAGGTTAGAGCGGAAATTCGTCTGGATCGGCGGGCAGCCGGATGTTGATCGAGGAAATGGCGAGCAATACAAAATCATTTTGCCGAATCGAACAACAGATGAAGAAGTGAGGCTGAAGCGAGGCCAAGGGGAATGGTTTCTGAATCTGATCGAACGTGCCGTGCCGGTGCATCAAGCGGGGGGACATCGGTATCCTATTTATAAAGAAGTTCGGGCGGGCTTTCCGTTTGGCGGACCAAAGGGTTTTGATAAGTGGTGGCAGTCCGCTTCTGCCCACAAAGCCAGAGCCGTCGGCCTGCTGTTGGTGTAG
- a CDS encoding DUF5069 domain-containing protein, with the protein MTTAQYPRSPKEQVGGLCHLGRFIDKVRMRHAGQIQDYNYLTVGFDKYLLDKLEIKGEDFEKRVLQGGTDAEIADWVKSNGKSLSDAEKAEWNDMVLTFGPKAPMAQKAFDEYKAGLAKKRGVSVESLSHITTWFSLIEHDEGRM; encoded by the coding sequence ATGACCACAGCACAATATCCACGCAGTCCAAAAGAACAAGTCGGCGGGCTTTGCCATCTCGGACGGTTTATCGACAAAGTCCGGATGCGGCATGCCGGACAAATTCAAGATTACAATTATCTCACCGTCGGCTTCGATAAATATTTGTTGGATAAATTGGAAATCAAAGGAGAGGATTTTGAAAAGCGTGTGCTGCAAGGCGGGACGGACGCAGAGATTGCCGACTGGGTGAAATCTAACGGGAAAAGCCTGAGCGATGCGGAAAAAGCCGAATGGAATGACATGGTGCTGACATTCGGCCCGAAAGCTCCAATGGCGCAGAAAGCCTTCGACGAGTATAAAGCCGGTCTGGCGAAAAAACGTGGTGTGTCGGTGGAGTCCCTTTCCCATATCACCACGTGGTTCAGTCTCATCGAACACGACGAAGGCCGGATGTAG
- a CDS encoding amidohydrolase family protein, with protein sequence MKHRPTLRIQQGYTSASPLPTQVVASEEFLPPSQSVKQSQVEWLIHQSSKRLSSRLGMNRRDFLKTTGGMALAFLAMNQVFGKFFDVLDVEAAEPQAVQARKGNIPFIFDVQTHYVSSSFNQPGWKEGLLSLRRRAKEMGLNPKLSGDRGTIEDLSLENYIKEVFLDSDTSIGLISTPPGPYPWEAVVPPKEMTHIRDEINRLTASQRMLAHGLVMPQLGKVDLDYMDQQAETFKVDAWKCYTGSPPKGFEHGWWLNDEKIAYPMLEKAQALNITNVCAHKGLPLGPVPDYNHPRDILQAAKDFSKLNFLIYHSGFLGIPRINLEEAKKGEIPWTSEFCRLKHKQQKLNNVYMEMGSTFGQLVITEPVVCAHLLGQILLAFGEDHLLWGTDSIWYGTPQWQIEAFRRFQIPEELQEKFHYPALNKDLKAKVFGLNAAKLFKVEVEAKRKDVPKDYLSHIKMAYMEEGPSPSHHAYGWVAT encoded by the coding sequence ATGAAGCATCGACCCACTCTCCGCATTCAGCAAGGATACACCTCGGCCTCACCCCTTCCCACGCAGGTCGTCGCCAGCGAAGAATTTCTTCCGCCCTCACAATCCGTCAAACAAAGCCAGGTCGAGTGGCTGATCCACCAAAGCAGCAAACGGCTGAGCAGCCGTCTCGGCATGAACCGGCGTGATTTCCTCAAAACCACCGGTGGAATGGCACTGGCTTTTTTGGCCATGAATCAGGTGTTTGGAAAATTCTTCGATGTGCTTGACGTTGAAGCGGCGGAACCCCAAGCGGTTCAGGCACGCAAAGGGAACATTCCGTTCATCTTCGATGTGCAAACACACTACGTCAGCTCCTCCTTCAACCAGCCGGGTTGGAAAGAAGGACTTCTGAGCCTGCGACGGCGGGCAAAAGAGATGGGCCTGAATCCCAAGCTCTCCGGCGATCGTGGAACGATCGAAGACCTGAGCCTGGAAAACTACATCAAAGAAGTGTTTCTGGACAGCGACACTTCAATCGGGCTCATCAGTACTCCGCCTGGGCCCTATCCATGGGAAGCCGTCGTCCCGCCTAAAGAAATGACGCACATCCGTGATGAAATTAACCGCCTCACCGCTTCCCAACGCATGCTCGCCCATGGGCTGGTCATGCCCCAGTTAGGCAAGGTCGACCTTGATTACATGGATCAGCAGGCGGAGACATTCAAGGTCGATGCCTGGAAATGTTATACCGGCTCGCCGCCGAAAGGCTTCGAGCACGGCTGGTGGCTGAACGATGAAAAGATCGCCTATCCCATGCTGGAAAAAGCGCAGGCCCTCAACATCACCAACGTTTGCGCGCACAAAGGTCTGCCGCTCGGCCCGGTGCCCGATTACAACCATCCACGCGACATCCTCCAGGCCGCAAAAGATTTCTCCAAATTGAATTTTCTGATCTACCATTCCGGATTTCTAGGCATACCTCGCATCAATCTTGAAGAAGCCAAAAAAGGTGAGATTCCCTGGACCAGCGAATTTTGCCGTTTAAAACATAAGCAACAAAAACTCAACAATGTGTATATGGAAATGGGCTCGACATTTGGTCAACTCGTCATCACCGAACCCGTCGTCTGCGCCCACCTGCTTGGACAGATTCTTTTGGCATTCGGAGAAGATCATCTTCTCTGGGGAACGGATTCAATTTGGTATGGCACGCCTCAATGGCAGATCGAAGCCTTCCGGCGGTTTCAAATTCCTGAAGAACTCCAGGAAAAGTTCCACTACCCTGCCTTGAACAAGGATCTCAAAGCGAAAGTCTTCGGGCTCAATGCGGCTAAACTGTTTAAGGTAGAAGTCGAAGCCAAACGGAAGGACGTCCCCAAGGACTATCTCAGCCACATCAAAATGGCCTACATGGAAGAAGGCCCATCCCCCAGCCACCATGCATATGGATGGGTGGCTACCTAA
- a CDS encoding transporter substrate-binding domain-containing protein yields the protein MHTHQRSFGTLLNCFAAVLYWSLVALAAARAELPAKSPSSTSPDSQPGTLQHVIESKRLRVGVSLFPPWTLRDRNDQLTGFEIDIARQLAKDLGVQAEFHVFEWQNIVPALLDRKIDIITAGMVITPQRALKVNFSDPYDSAGIGLVTNIPLTKSFRGPQDLNQPEVVITAVTGTVAEDLARRVFPKATIRTFASSQDAIQALTSGKVHGYVEHEPITTFVALEHPKTVDEPLSKPLLETKTGFAVNKGDPDFIHFLNAWIISHNADTWLDSAHKYWFEGVEWRKQVGTKP from the coding sequence ATGCACACACACCAACGGTCTTTTGGCACCCTACTGAATTGTTTCGCAGCAGTCCTCTACTGGTCTCTGGTCGCTCTGGCAGCAGCCCGGGCTGAGCTCCCCGCAAAATCCCCATCAAGTACGTCGCCCGACAGCCAACCCGGCACCCTGCAACATGTGATTGAAAGTAAGAGATTACGGGTGGGTGTCTCGTTATTTCCCCCCTGGACCCTCAGAGACCGCAATGACCAATTAACGGGCTTTGAAATTGATATCGCCCGTCAATTAGCCAAAGACCTCGGAGTCCAAGCAGAGTTTCATGTCTTCGAATGGCAGAATATTGTGCCGGCTCTTCTAGATCGGAAGATCGATATTATTACGGCCGGCATGGTCATTACCCCGCAACGTGCCCTGAAAGTCAACTTCAGCGATCCCTATGATTCTGCCGGGATCGGACTGGTCACCAATATTCCGTTAACGAAAAGCTTTCGTGGCCCCCAGGACCTGAATCAACCGGAGGTCGTCATCACCGCCGTCACCGGAACCGTGGCGGAAGATCTTGCCCGTCGGGTATTTCCAAAAGCCACCATTAGAACCTTTGCCTCCAGTCAGGATGCCATACAGGCCCTTACAAGCGGAAAGGTACATGGCTACGTCGAGCACGAGCCCATTACGACATTTGTGGCCCTGGAACATCCCAAAACTGTGGATGAACCATTATCGAAACCGTTGCTCGAGACCAAGACAGGGTTTGCGGTTAACAAAGGCGACCCCGACTTCATTCACTTTCTCAACGCGTGGATTATCAGCCATAACGCCGATACCTGGTTGGACTCCGCTCACAAATACTGGTTCGAAGGAGTCGAGTGGAGAAAGCAGGTGGGCACGAAGCCATGA
- a CDS encoding cobyric acid synthase has protein sequence MKRALAILGTGSDVGKSLVTAGLCRLLHRAGVSVAPFKAQNMSLNSFVTTNGGEMGRAQVLQAQACGLAPHVDMNPILLKPEADAKSQVIVQGQVWRSENARDFFERKSNLFEFVKGSYDRLSKQYDVMVIEGAGSAAEMNLRDRDIVNWPMVEMADAAVVLVADIDRGGVFAQVIGTMDLLASEERQRVIGVVINKFRGDLTLFEDGVIIIEERTGVPVLGVLPYLRNLELDQEDSVDIDRLRKTPFEADTVNIAVVLLPHMSNFTDFNQVAAEPDVALRFVASPQELHGADAVILPGSKTTIADLVYLRKVGFEEALMAHVQRGNEMMGVCGGFQMLGKEITDPQHVETGGSTKGLGLLEVETKLLAHKTTVQVRARSLPESWGHEYVIEGYEIHMGDTRTVNPISSCFRILTGQVPHSGDEPESRVDGAMSLDGRVWGTYIHGVFDQPEFRRQWLNRVRVRKGLAPLGVEISEKVSQRMSQALNRWADHLEAHLDVNVIFSALGLDNSSPDRPRTSK, from the coding sequence ATGAAGCGGGCCTTAGCAATATTGGGTACAGGCTCCGATGTCGGAAAAAGTCTGGTCACGGCCGGCTTGTGCCGATTATTGCATCGGGCTGGAGTCAGCGTGGCGCCGTTTAAAGCACAAAATATGTCCCTGAATTCCTTTGTCACGACGAATGGAGGAGAGATGGGACGGGCTCAAGTGCTTCAGGCTCAGGCTTGTGGGTTGGCTCCGCATGTGGACATGAATCCGATTTTGCTGAAGCCGGAAGCCGACGCGAAATCTCAAGTGATTGTTCAAGGGCAAGTGTGGCGGAGTGAGAATGCCCGGGACTTTTTCGAGCGGAAATCCAATTTATTTGAATTTGTGAAGGGGAGTTATGACCGGCTGTCCAAGCAGTATGACGTGATGGTGATTGAAGGGGCGGGGAGTGCCGCAGAAATGAATCTGCGGGATCGCGATATTGTGAACTGGCCGATGGTCGAGATGGCCGATGCGGCAGTGGTGTTGGTGGCGGATATCGATCGGGGGGGCGTGTTTGCGCAGGTCATCGGGACAATGGATTTATTAGCGTCGGAAGAACGGCAGCGGGTGATCGGGGTTGTCATTAATAAATTTCGAGGGGATCTGACGTTGTTCGAAGATGGTGTCATCATCATAGAAGAACGTACGGGCGTCCCGGTGTTAGGCGTATTGCCGTATCTGCGCAATCTGGAATTGGATCAAGAGGACAGCGTGGATATTGATCGATTGCGAAAGACGCCTTTCGAAGCAGATACCGTCAATATCGCAGTGGTGTTGCTGCCTCATATGAGTAACTTTACGGATTTCAATCAGGTGGCTGCGGAACCGGATGTGGCACTTCGCTTCGTGGCGTCACCCCAAGAGCTTCATGGAGCGGATGCTGTTATTCTGCCGGGAAGCAAAACGACGATTGCCGATTTGGTATATCTCCGCAAGGTTGGATTCGAAGAGGCGCTTATGGCGCATGTCCAACGTGGAAACGAGATGATGGGTGTCTGTGGTGGATTTCAGATGCTAGGCAAGGAGATCACGGATCCACAGCATGTGGAAACCGGCGGTTCGACGAAAGGATTAGGGTTGCTGGAGGTCGAGACTAAATTGCTCGCTCACAAAACAACCGTGCAAGTCCGTGCCCGCTCCTTACCGGAGTCCTGGGGGCATGAATATGTGATTGAGGGGTATGAAATTCATATGGGTGACACGAGGACTGTGAATCCCATTTCATCCTGCTTCCGGATTCTTACGGGTCAGGTGCCACATTCTGGTGATGAGCCAGAATCAAGGGTCGATGGAGCGATGAGTCTGGACGGGCGCGTCTGGGGGACCTACATTCATGGGGTCTTTGACCAACCGGAATTTCGTCGTCAATGGTTGAATCGGGTGCGGGTTCGCAAGGGTCTCGCGCCCCTTGGCGTAGAAATTTCAGAGAAGGTTTCACAGCGAATGTCACAGGCATTGAATCGTTGGGCTGACCATCTAGAGGCTCATCTTGATGTGAATGTCATTTTTTCGGCATTGGGGTTAGACAATTCTTCTCCAGACCGGCCCCGTACATCGAAATGA
- a CDS encoding YihY/virulence factor BrkB family protein gives MKSDQKFLWKLDEPGPGNHKSAWPRRPGSWWALTKEVWAASWDDDVFGRAAQLGFYFLLALFPAMLGVTALIGMLPRQVVVPNVMPYAREVLPAESLVLVERYVEQMIQGSGGGLFSLSLLGSLWAASWGMMAIINTLNAVYGVKETRPIWKAGMTAVLLTLGAAVFFITSLILILAGEEVSQWVTAVTGLEWWSTLGWPLLQWPIIVLLMLMAINLVYYWAPNSDHEWQWIKPGSMLAVFLWIILSLGLKFYVENFINYNAVYGPITGVIILMMWLYVCGLTLLIGGELNFILQRPDTMDESVSSET, from the coding sequence ATGAAGTCCGATCAAAAATTTTTATGGAAACTTGATGAGCCGGGGCCGGGCAACCATAAATCGGCTTGGCCCAGAAGGCCTGGGAGTTGGTGGGCATTGACGAAAGAGGTGTGGGCCGCCTCATGGGATGACGATGTGTTCGGACGGGCGGCACAACTGGGATTTTATTTTTTGTTAGCGCTATTTCCCGCCATGCTGGGAGTGACGGCGCTCATTGGCATGTTACCCAGACAGGTGGTTGTGCCCAATGTCATGCCATACGCCCGGGAAGTGCTTCCCGCAGAATCCTTGGTTCTCGTTGAACGCTACGTCGAACAGATGATTCAGGGCAGTGGGGGGGGACTTTTTTCCCTGAGTCTTCTCGGTTCACTGTGGGCGGCTTCCTGGGGAATGATGGCGATTATTAATACCTTAAATGCGGTTTATGGGGTAAAAGAAACCCGACCGATTTGGAAAGCCGGGATGACTGCCGTCCTGCTGACGCTAGGAGCTGCGGTGTTTTTTATCACCTCGTTAATCTTGATCCTGGCCGGTGAAGAGGTAAGTCAATGGGTAACGGCAGTGACGGGCTTGGAGTGGTGGTCAACGCTAGGCTGGCCCCTGTTGCAGTGGCCGATCATTGTGTTGCTTATGCTGATGGCTATTAACCTGGTCTATTATTGGGCGCCGAACAGCGATCATGAATGGCAGTGGATAAAGCCGGGCTCCATGCTTGCGGTTTTTCTCTGGATTATCCTCTCCCTGGGGCTGAAATTTTATGTGGAGAATTTCATTAATTACAACGCGGTCTATGGACCCATTACCGGAGTGATTATCCTCATGATGTGGCTGTATGTCTGTGGTTTGACTCTTTTGATAGGAGGAGAGCTTAACTTCATCCTCCAACGTCCTGACACCATGGATGAATCTGTTTCGTCAGAAACCTGA